One region of Nakamurella flava genomic DNA includes:
- a CDS encoding potassium channel family protein, translating into MTSERWRAVTEWPLIGVAVVFLVVFSWAVIGDVRGEEAFRANVLLWLCWAAFAVDYVVRLVLAEQRGRWFVRHLPDLALVALPMLRPLRLLRLIILLAAFQRLAGRTMRGRVLVYVVGSTVGLVYLCSLAMLEVERHDPASKIHSFGEAIWWAFATITTVGYGDITPVTFEGRLIAVVLMIGGVALLGTVTAALASWLVERVGVETREAVQDEADTREAEESRRERAADERMTARLEALAAEVAALRSELAGRTGSTPETNGSRPLAP; encoded by the coding sequence GTGACCTCTGAGCGCTGGCGGGCTGTGACGGAGTGGCCGCTGATCGGCGTCGCCGTGGTCTTCCTCGTTGTCTTCTCCTGGGCCGTCATCGGGGACGTGCGGGGCGAGGAGGCTTTCCGCGCGAATGTCCTGCTGTGGCTCTGCTGGGCGGCGTTCGCCGTCGACTACGTGGTCCGGCTGGTGCTCGCCGAGCAGCGCGGACGGTGGTTCGTTCGGCATCTGCCCGATCTCGCGCTGGTGGCCCTGCCGATGCTGCGGCCGCTGCGACTGCTCCGGCTGATCATCCTGCTCGCCGCCTTCCAGCGCCTGGCCGGGCGGACCATGCGCGGCCGGGTGCTGGTCTACGTCGTCGGCTCGACCGTCGGGCTGGTGTACCTGTGCTCCCTGGCCATGCTCGAGGTCGAACGCCACGACCCGGCCTCGAAGATCCACTCGTTCGGCGAGGCCATCTGGTGGGCCTTCGCCACGATCACCACGGTCGGCTACGGGGACATCACCCCGGTCACCTTCGAGGGGCGGCTCATCGCCGTCGTCCTGATGATCGGTGGCGTGGCACTGCTCGGCACGGTGACCGCGGCGCTGGCGTCCTGGCTGGTGGAGCGGGTCGGGGTGGAGACCCGGGAGGCGGTCCAGGACGAGGCGGACACCCGGGAGGCGGAGGAGTCCCGCCGGGAGCGGGCCGCCGACGAGCGGATGACCGCCCGGTTGGAGGCGCTGGCGGCGGAGGTCGCCGCGCTGCGGTCCGAACTGGCCGGTCGCACCGGGTCCACGCCCGAGACGAACGGCTCCCGTCCGCTCGCCCCATGA
- a CDS encoding DUF885 domain-containing protein, whose translation MPAHPSTPDDRSDTSRPPVSAGAPAGDADRALIDRLSDEYLAEYARLSPIMASYLGVAGHDDRLDDFTPDGLAEKHALVTRTLHAVPAPASPDSPAGIAYEVLTERLGVARDLYESGWAQASLNVIDSPVQNVRMVFDLMPHESDEDVATIARRMAAVPRALRDYRTSLLAAADSGRVVALRQIDRCAEQCDTYSGRTAPDGFFRGLARSLGADQDRGSALSADLQRAADAADAAYGELGDFLRAELAPRAPRADAVGRERYALASREFLGATIDLEETYAWGWHEFLELERELRAVAEEIAPGQGPAGAAAILDEDPTYQVRGQDGLQAWMQDLSDRVLADVGAHHVTVAPPLRDLRCRIAPPGGPVGAYYTGPSDDLSRPGAMWWSVEQGREVFSTWREATVVYHEGVPGHHLQIGTAVCQRESLNDFQRLAADCSGYVEGWALYAERLMRELGYFDTPGTLLGFLDSQLFRAARVVVDIGMHLELPIPAGTGFHEGERWNGELGLEFLLTRTISDPAHCRDEIDRYLGWAGQAPAYKVGERIWLAGREAARARHGAAFDLRSFHDRALRLGGMGLDPLAGRLAAL comes from the coding sequence ATGCCCGCGCATCCTTCGACCCCCGACGACCGCAGCGACACCTCACGGCCTCCCGTGTCCGCCGGCGCCCCGGCGGGTGACGCCGACCGGGCGCTGATCGACCGGCTGTCCGACGAGTACCTGGCCGAGTACGCCCGGCTGTCGCCGATCATGGCGTCGTACCTGGGGGTCGCCGGGCACGACGACCGGTTGGACGACTTCACCCCGGACGGGCTGGCCGAGAAGCACGCGCTCGTGACCCGCACCTTGCACGCCGTTCCGGCGCCCGCCTCCCCGGACAGCCCGGCCGGGATCGCCTACGAGGTGCTCACCGAGCGGCTCGGCGTGGCCCGCGACCTGTACGAGTCGGGGTGGGCACAGGCCTCGTTGAACGTCATCGACTCGCCGGTGCAGAACGTCCGCATGGTCTTCGACCTGATGCCCCACGAGTCGGACGAGGACGTCGCCACCATCGCCCGGCGGATGGCCGCCGTCCCGCGGGCCCTACGGGACTACCGGACCTCGCTGCTGGCCGCCGCCGACTCCGGCCGGGTGGTGGCGCTGCGGCAGATCGACCGCTGCGCCGAACAGTGCGACACCTACAGCGGGCGGACCGCGCCGGACGGCTTCTTCCGCGGGTTGGCGCGGTCCCTCGGCGCGGATCAGGACCGCGGGTCGGCCCTGTCGGCCGATCTGCAGCGGGCTGCCGATGCCGCCGATGCCGCCTACGGCGAGCTCGGCGACTTCCTGCGGGCCGAACTGGCCCCCCGGGCACCTCGGGCCGACGCCGTCGGCCGGGAGCGGTATGCGCTGGCCTCCCGCGAGTTCCTCGGCGCCACGATCGATCTCGAGGAGACCTACGCCTGGGGGTGGCACGAATTCCTGGAACTGGAACGAGAACTGCGGGCGGTGGCCGAGGAGATCGCCCCGGGCCAGGGACCGGCCGGTGCGGCCGCGATCCTGGACGAGGACCCGACCTATCAGGTGCGCGGCCAGGACGGCCTGCAGGCCTGGATGCAGGATCTGTCCGACCGGGTGCTCGCCGACGTCGGCGCCCACCACGTCACCGTCGCGCCGCCGTTACGGGACCTGCGCTGCCGGATCGCCCCGCCCGGCGGGCCGGTCGGCGCCTACTACACCGGTCCGAGCGACGACCTGTCCCGGCCCGGAGCCATGTGGTGGTCGGTGGAGCAGGGCCGGGAGGTCTTCAGCACCTGGCGGGAGGCGACCGTCGTGTACCACGAGGGTGTCCCCGGGCATCACCTGCAGATCGGTACCGCCGTCTGCCAGCGGGAGTCGCTCAACGACTTCCAGCGTCTGGCCGCCGACTGCTCCGGCTACGTCGAAGGCTGGGCCCTGTACGCCGAACGACTGATGCGCGAGCTGGGCTACTTCGACACCCCCGGGACCCTGCTGGGCTTCCTGGATTCCCAGCTGTTCCGGGCCGCGCGGGTCGTCGTCGATATCGGCATGCACCTCGAGTTGCCCATCCCCGCCGGTACCGGGTTCCACGAAGGGGAGCGGTGGAACGGCGAACTCGGGCTCGAGTTCCTGCTCACCCGCACGATCAGCGATCCCGCCCACTGCCGCGACGAGATCGACCGGTACCTCGGATGGGCGGGGCAGGCCCCGGCCTACAAGGTGGGGGAGCGCATCTGGCTGGCCGGCCGGGAGGCCGCCCGGGCCCGGCACGGCGCCGCCTTCGATCTCCGCTCGTTCCACGACCGGGCCCTTCGGCTCGGCGGGATGGGCCTCGATCCACTGGCCGGGCGGCTCGCCGCGCTCTGA
- the mnhG gene encoding monovalent cation/H(+) antiporter subunit G: MTVVDWIASAALILGASLSLFAGLAVLRFPDTMARIHAATKPQVLGIMLLMLGVGLRLQTPGVIGLLLLIVILQFVTAPVSAHLTVRVAYRNAEQDDEDQSVTPEDRAHLDERLPASDDGPQQMGQATADESDRPAGRG; this comes from the coding sequence ATGACTGTCGTCGACTGGATCGCGTCGGCCGCGCTGATCCTCGGGGCCTCGCTGTCCCTGTTCGCCGGGTTGGCCGTCCTGCGGTTCCCGGACACGATGGCCCGCATCCACGCGGCCACCAAACCGCAGGTGCTCGGCATCATGCTGCTGATGCTCGGGGTCGGGCTGCGTCTGCAGACCCCCGGGGTCATCGGCCTGCTGCTGCTCATCGTCATCCTGCAGTTCGTCACCGCCCCCGTCTCGGCCCACCTGACGGTGCGGGTGGCCTACCGCAACGCCGAGCAGGACGACGAGGACCAGTCCGTGACACCGGAGGACCGCGCCCACCTGGACGAACGGCTGCCGGCGTCGGACGACGGCCCGCAACAGATGGGGCAGGCGACGGCCGACGAATCCGATCGGCCGGCCGGACGGGGTTAA
- a CDS encoding monovalent cation/H+ antiporter complex subunit F encodes MTATILIAGTLFTVGGLLAVIRLVKGPTQIDRAVALDVLLAIVVGVIVLLAAYTESDSTLVVAVVVSLLGFMGSAGLAKLLPRDRQ; translated from the coding sequence GTGACCGCCACCATCCTCATCGCCGGGACGCTCTTCACCGTGGGCGGTCTGCTGGCCGTCATCCGGCTGGTCAAGGGGCCGACCCAGATCGACCGGGCGGTGGCGCTCGACGTCCTGCTGGCCATCGTGGTCGGCGTCATCGTCCTGCTGGCCGCCTACACGGAGTCCGATTCCACCTTGGTCGTCGCCGTCGTCGTGTCCCTGCTCGGCTTCATGGGGTCGGCCGGACTCGCCAAGCTGCTGCCCCGGGACCGCCAATGA
- a CDS encoding Na+/H+ antiporter subunit E, producing MTGVRRLRQRAEAIRGEPAPGSSRWRPYLLTLGFLVLVWMALWGSASLIVILLGVLVGAVVLLLFPLPQMYFSFGLHPWRTLVLIGRFLGDVVVASVHVAWLAVRPRPPHSETTVVQLESDSDLLQALTALAVSLVPGSLIIEIDPRRRTLMIHVLDADQKTMAEFHEQVRDQERRIRAALGRDETTDRAPEPRPAATGRSGTEKGSRR from the coding sequence ATGACCGGCGTCCGGCGCCTGCGGCAACGCGCCGAAGCGATCCGCGGCGAGCCGGCGCCCGGATCCAGCCGCTGGCGGCCCTACCTGTTGACGTTGGGTTTCCTCGTCCTGGTCTGGATGGCGCTGTGGGGTTCCGCCTCGCTCATCGTCATCCTGCTCGGAGTGCTGGTCGGCGCGGTGGTGCTGTTGCTCTTCCCGCTGCCGCAGATGTACTTCTCGTTCGGTCTGCACCCGTGGCGCACCCTGGTGCTGATCGGACGTTTCCTGGGCGACGTCGTCGTGGCCAGCGTGCATGTGGCCTGGCTGGCGGTCCGGCCGCGCCCCCCGCATTCGGAGACCACCGTCGTACAGCTCGAGTCCGACTCGGATCTGCTGCAGGCGCTGACCGCGCTGGCGGTCTCCCTCGTTCCGGGCAGCCTCATCATCGAGATCGACCCCCGTCGGCGCACGCTGATGATCCACGTGCTGGACGCCGACCAGAAGACGATGGCCGAGTTCCACGAGCAGGTCCGCGACCAGGAACGACGGATCCGCGCCGCGCTCGGCCGTGACGAGACCACGGACCGGGCCCCCGAGCCCCGGCCCGCCGCCACCGGACGTTCCGGGACCGAGAAGGGGAGCCGCCGGTGA
- a CDS encoding Na+/H+ antiporter subunit D: protein MNGSALDFLLPLAIVLPMAGAATTLVVSRRPRVQRFISVGTLAVQLAVEILMLARVVQNGTIVVNVGGWTAPFGITLVADELAAFMLVVSTTVALAVLVYAISQGMADESETPETPVSIFHPTFLILATGVSNAFVAGDLFNLFVSFEILLTASFVLITLGGTKERLRAGAPYIVVSLLSSLIFLSAIALTYAATGTINLADLSVKLPAVDPDIVATLQAMLLVAFGVKAAVFPMYAWLPDSYPSAPAPVTAVFAGLLTKVGIYAIIRVQNLLFPTGSFGTLLMIAALLTMVIGILGAVAQSGIKRMLSFTLVSHIGYMLFGVALGSTAGTAAAIYYVAHHILVQTALFLGVGLIERVAGSTVLARLGGLASASPLLAALFFLPAMNLAGMPPFSGFLGKVGLFEAGVQDGRVLSLILVIGGTLTSLLTLYAIVRVWGRTFWRPAPEVTALEEPDDALQTESGRSLATRRAAQREALRQAKRREAGEKAARLPLGMVGATTAMVAVGLLLTVAAGPIYQVAQDAAEALSDRNQYVQAVFSSGEPLPGLDPGSPAAANGQAGGGR, encoded by the coding sequence ATGAACGGCAGCGCACTGGACTTCCTGCTCCCACTGGCCATCGTCCTGCCGATGGCCGGCGCCGCCACCACCCTGGTGGTCAGCCGGCGCCCCCGCGTCCAGCGGTTCATCTCGGTCGGCACCCTGGCGGTCCAGCTGGCGGTGGAGATCCTGATGCTGGCCCGGGTGGTGCAGAACGGCACCATCGTCGTGAACGTCGGCGGCTGGACGGCGCCCTTCGGCATCACCCTGGTGGCCGACGAACTGGCCGCGTTCATGCTGGTCGTGTCGACGACGGTGGCGCTGGCCGTTCTCGTCTACGCGATCTCGCAGGGCATGGCCGACGAGTCGGAGACCCCGGAGACCCCGGTCTCGATCTTCCACCCGACGTTCCTGATCCTGGCCACCGGCGTCTCCAACGCCTTCGTCGCCGGTGACCTGTTCAACCTCTTCGTCAGCTTCGAGATCCTGCTGACCGCCAGCTTCGTGCTCATCACCCTGGGCGGGACGAAGGAACGGCTACGGGCCGGAGCGCCGTACATCGTCGTCTCCCTGCTGTCGTCCCTGATCTTCCTGTCCGCGATCGCCCTGACCTACGCGGCCACCGGGACCATCAACCTGGCCGACCTCTCGGTGAAACTGCCGGCGGTCGACCCGGACATCGTCGCGACCCTGCAGGCGATGCTGCTGGTCGCGTTCGGGGTGAAGGCGGCGGTCTTCCCGATGTATGCCTGGCTGCCGGATTCGTACCCGTCGGCGCCCGCGCCGGTGACCGCGGTGTTCGCCGGGCTGCTGACCAAGGTCGGCATCTACGCGATCATCCGCGTGCAGAACCTGCTGTTCCCGACGGGCTCGTTCGGCACCCTGCTGATGATCGCGGCCCTGTTGACGATGGTGATCGGCATCCTCGGCGCGGTGGCCCAGTCCGGCATCAAGCGGATGCTGTCGTTCACGCTGGTCTCGCACATCGGCTACATGCTGTTCGGCGTCGCTCTCGGGTCGACCGCCGGCACCGCGGCCGCGATCTACTACGTCGCACACCACATCCTCGTCCAGACCGCGCTGTTCCTCGGGGTGGGCCTCATCGAGCGGGTGGCCGGGTCCACCGTGCTGGCCCGGCTGGGCGGGCTCGCGTCGGCCTCCCCGCTGCTGGCCGCGCTGTTCTTCCTGCCGGCCATGAACCTGGCGGGGATGCCCCCGTTCTCCGGGTTCCTGGGCAAGGTCGGCCTGTTCGAGGCCGGCGTGCAGGACGGTCGGGTCCTCTCGCTGATCCTGGTCATCGGCGGCACCCTGACGAGCCTGCTCACCCTGTACGCCATCGTCCGGGTCTGGGGCCGCACGTTCTGGCGACCCGCGCCCGAGGTGACGGCGCTGGAGGAGCCGGACGACGCGCTGCAGACCGAGTCGGGGCGGTCGCTGGCCACCCGCCGGGCCGCCCAGCGTGAGGCCCTGCGGCAGGCCAAGCGCCGAGAGGCCGGCGAGAAGGCCGCGCGCCTGCCGCTCGGCATGGTGGGCGCGACCACGGCCATGGTCGCCGTGGGCCTGCTGCTGACGGTGGCTGCCGGCCCGATCTACCAGGTCGCCCAGGACGCTGCGGAGGCACTGTCGGACCGCAACCAGTACGTGCAGGCCGTCTTCTCCAGCGGCGAACCACTACCCGGTCTCGACCCGGGTTCGCCGGCCGCGGCGAACGGACAAGCCGGAGGTGGCCGATGA
- a CDS encoding Na(+)/H(+) antiporter subunit C: protein MTTSVVLAVTVGALFACGIYLMLSRNLIRVLLGFLLAGHAVNLLLLSNSDGAAPIVGEPSNGEPMADPVPQALILTAIVISLAVTTFLLAMAYRNYKVTEEPEIGDDTEDVELEDASPGAGDE, encoded by the coding sequence ATGACCACCAGTGTCGTGCTGGCCGTCACCGTCGGCGCTCTGTTCGCGTGCGGCATCTACCTGATGTTGTCGCGGAACCTGATCCGGGTGCTGCTGGGCTTCCTGCTCGCCGGGCACGCCGTCAACCTGCTGCTGCTGTCCAACAGCGACGGCGCCGCGCCCATCGTCGGCGAACCGTCCAACGGTGAGCCGATGGCCGATCCGGTGCCGCAGGCGCTGATCCTCACGGCCATCGTCATCAGCCTGGCCGTGACGACGTTCCTGCTCGCCATGGCGTACCGCAATTACAAGGTCACCGAGGAGCCGGAGATCGGCGACGACACCGAGGACGTCGAACTGGAGGACGCGAGTCCCGGAGCGGGGGACGAGTGA